A region from the Flavobacterium enshiense genome encodes:
- a CDS encoding helix-turn-helix domain-containing protein — protein sequence MKSFTVLDIQQFESDKKRKEFYANTMEQHLISSHKNICKPHKHNFYLTVLFTHGSGIHEIDFVKYDVKPGSLFFMNPGQMHHWELSADIQGFIFFHTQSYYDIHYTRNRINNFPFFFSVKNSPLLYLQSSDTAFFKSLFEQIYSENQSDNLLKTNKIISLIDLIYIESTRHYIRKNEMEVIPKNPYTLKFQTFEALVEEHYKSEKSPSQYANRLNISAKHLNRITQNMVGKTTTDIILDRVFLEAKREMIAQKLSFNQIADLLGYEDYAYFSRLFRKKCGETPTSFIKKYR from the coding sequence ATGAAAAGTTTTACCGTTTTAGACATTCAGCAATTCGAATCTGACAAAAAAAGAAAGGAGTTTTACGCTAATACGATGGAACAACATTTGATTTCCAGCCATAAAAACATTTGCAAACCCCACAAACACAATTTCTACCTAACTGTACTTTTTACACATGGAAGCGGAATACATGAAATTGACTTTGTAAAATACGACGTAAAACCTGGCAGCCTTTTCTTTATGAATCCAGGACAAATGCATCATTGGGAGTTATCAGCAGACATTCAGGGTTTCATATTCTTTCACACACAATCGTATTATGACATCCATTATACCAGGAATCGGATAAACAATTTTCCGTTTTTTTTCAGCGTTAAGAATTCGCCTTTGTTGTATTTACAATCGTCTGATACTGCTTTCTTCAAATCGCTTTTTGAACAGATTTATTCTGAAAATCAATCCGACAATCTATTAAAAACCAATAAAATAATTTCGCTCATTGACTTGATTTATATTGAAAGTACACGTCACTATATCCGTAAAAACGAAATGGAAGTGATTCCGAAAAATCCATACACGCTTAAATTTCAAACCTTTGAAGCTTTGGTGGAAGAACATTATAAATCAGAGAAATCGCCTTCGCAATATGCCAACAGGTTAAACATATCAGCAAAACACTTAAACAGAATCACTCAGAATATGGTTGGAAAAACTACAACCGATATCATTTTGGACAGGGTTTTCCTTGAAGCGAAACGCGAAATGATTGCGCAGAAATTGAGTTTCAATCAGATTGCCGATCTCTTGGGCTATGAAGATTATGCCTATTTTTCGAGACTTTTCAGAAAAAAATGCGGTGAAACCCCTACTTCTTTTATAAAAAAATACAGATAA